The genomic DNA CACCAGAAAAAGTCACACGAACACGCTTTGCCTTCTCACTGGTATCCGCCTGGATAACACCAGCTTCTTCGAGATCATTCACGTGGCGTACGACTGTACTCTTCGAGTGAGATGTTCTGCTTACAATCTCAGAAAGAGAGATCCATCCGCCTGCTTCGAGAATAATGGTGAACGTATCGGTTGTTCGGTCGGGGATTTGGGTAGTCAGATCTGGAAGAACCCACTCTCGTACCGTGCTGTCGAGGTCGCTGAAAAACAGCGCTGTATCAATCTGATTTGCATAGACTAACGATGCAACTGTAAGCGGAAGAAGGACGTCTCGGGCTCCACCGCCTAAGGAAACAATCGTCTCTCGGTCAGGTTCAATGTCTCCAAGGAGTCGACAGCAGTCGCGAACGGTCGCTTCGAATGATGCTGTCTCGACCCGCTCGACGTTGATCTCGAAGGCCGGTTCAGCTTCGTGCAAGTATTGTTTGACATCTGCAATTGTCTGGTTTGCCCACTCTGTATCAGATTCGGCCTCGGGGCGCAGCAATACTAACATATCTCCGCCCTGCATTCCTTGATTGATTACTGGCCGC from Natronomonas pharaonis DSM 2160 includes the following:
- a CDS encoding MarR family transcriptional regulator, yielding MRTYISPIGYDTRRATRPVINQGMQGGDMLVLLRPEAESDTEWANQTIADVKQYLHEAEPAFEINVERVETASFEATVRDCCRLLGDIEPDRETIVSLGGGARDVLLPLTVASLVYANQIDTALFFSDLDSTVREWVLPDLTTQIPDRTTDTFTIILEAGGWISLSEIVSRTSHSKSTVVRHVNDLEEAGVIQADTSEKAKRVRVTFSGEILSMA